The sequence below is a genomic window from Setaria italica strain Yugu1 chromosome IV, Setaria_italica_v2.0, whole genome shotgun sequence.
TAATGAATGACACAAGTCAAATTTGAAAACAAAAAGGGTGCACTGACTGAAAGCTGATGCTTCCCTATTCACTAGTCAGCATTCCAAAGCGGCTTCGGACATCCATCGCATATTCTACGATCCATTTCTAATCATCCAACATCATTCTGGGCTTTCGCAAAAGGCAGTGCAGCCGCAGGCTTAAAAAACACACTGAATGCACAGCTCAAGAATGATAGCGAGCCATGTGCCATGGCTCTGCATGTTCATTATTCATTATGCAAGTTGAAGTTAATTTGCCGGGACACACCAATGAGCAGCGAGCAGTTCAATGCTTCTTCTCGAAACTTGTTTGTTTTCTCCTATTAATAAGTATTGGTAACACAATTCTGATGCGTGGTTCTTCAGAGTGTTCTTGTAAAAAATATGAACATTGGAGAATGAAATTGAAATAGCGAGCATTTCAAGATCAGGCATGTAAGGTACCTCCGGAACTGCACCGGAACGATGCTGGCCTTGGCCTTGGCGACGCGGAGGAACGCGGCCTCCGACAGCTCGAGGTGCTCCCGGGGGAAGTTGCACCAGccgccggcctcgtcggcgAGGCCCATGTTGGCCGGGCAGAAGTCCGTCGCCGTCACCACCACCGTGGGGCTGGCCCGGAGGCACCCCCGGATGTCGTTGACGCACCGGAGCTCGTAGCAgccgccgcacgcgccgccgcgcccgaaCAGCGCCGCGCTCAGCCCCGCCGTGTAGCGCCCGTACCTGAAGATGTCCAGGTCGCCGTACCCGCAGGCGCCGCCACCTGCAGGAACCATTGCATCTGACATCAGACACTACAAACCTGCAATAAGCAGCggttttcatttaaaaaaaagaagaagctttTAAAAACACTGAATAATGTTCTCAATTTTTTGAGAACTGAAATGCTTGAAACGAAATTGCTGCGGATTAGGAAGTTCCAAACAGGCGTTTAGCCTGTATCAATTCAAGAGGAACTGAAGTACAGTTGCAATGAATGGATTGTCTGCCAAAATGTTGTTTCTAGCTTTCTACGGTCATGATAGACATTACTCTACGCAAGCACCCACCATGAGCTGTATAAACAGTAACAGGGTAACAGTAAGGAAAAATCTTACACTGTACTAGCAGTACTTGCTTGCCTCTCATAAATTAGAATTTTGTCAAAGCACCCATTCAATGTGCCCCAGCTACAACTTTCTCAAAAGGAGAAGATCACAAAATTTAAAGCCCATTTAGCGCCGGAATTGTACTCCATTGCATTACCCATTTTCTTTTGGCTGTCAAGGACAGCACTAGTGCACTACCATCGACCCTCctgaaaaaaatgttttttttttctggagtaCCTTTCACGAATCGAGACAATGCTGCTATCATCTGCTACTCCATGAACATGCTTGGAATGTCCATGTCCAGCCCCAAGAATCACTCAAATCTTTCTCAAGAAAGGGGAGGGAACCTGGCTAAATCTATCACCCTTCTGCTAGACTGCAACTTCTCGGTACCATTTGATCGCCAACTAGCCGGGATCTGTACAGGACTACACACTGTCTCCTTGCCCATCGATTCGTGTTAGCAGATGGCATTCACCTTCGCCATTCTTTTCAAGGGACAAAGAAAAAGGGGCGAAGCATTTGCCCGTTCCACAGAAATGCACAAAGGGCGCCAGGGGCAGAAGGGTACGAACTGACTGTCAACATTGCTGATTTCCTGATGCTACTGCTACGGTTACTATGCTAAGGAAACGCAAGAGGCGCGTACCGTCGTTGAGCGGGTGCGACTGGAACTCCTTGACGTAGGTGGCGGTGCCGAGCCTCCAGTCCTCGTAGCCGCCATTGCCGAgccgtacgccgccgccgatgccggctccggagagcagcagcagaagcagcaaGAACAGAGGCAGCGACCTCACCATGCCACCTGCGTTCCTCCTCCCAGCTCTCCTAGACGACGCAAGACGAGCAATGGCGAGGGAGAAGAGCCTCTCTTGGTGCTGTTCTTGGACTATCTGAACTGAAATGTGCAGTGCTTGAGCTGTGGACTGCGGTGGGAGGAGGGGACTGAGGAGACCGGAATGGGGGAGTCAAAGGTGACAGAGCGGGGGGCATCAGGGGAGGACCGGCGGGTAGTGTAGAACAGTAGAAGGGGAAGGCCGAAGGCGAGGCTGCTTTTGCCCGCTTCCTTTCTGCACAGGCTTTATTGGGATTCGCAGGAGTGGGGTCAGACTTCAGAGGCAGCAGGCCGCCCTTTTGAGGGCCTGCCCCGCGAGAAGACGAGGACTGACCGAGGAGAATGTCTTTTAGCACCGGCGTCCTCCCCAAACATGCCATTTCCCAAAGCGGCACCTCGCTGAATCGCTGATTGATTCATTATTTCAGTTCATCATCAAATCGGGGATTGCAATGTTCAGACTCTCGTTTTCCTGTGGCATTTTCACTTGTGTTTCAGGTTTTCAGCGGCTACGCGTGCAGTTGCAGAGGAGAGTGTGAGGGAGGGCTCTCGTTGGAACGGAGAGGTTGGGGGCGACGTTGGAACGGAGAGGTTGGGGCCTTGGGGGCGACGCTTTATTGCTTGTGTGTGTCCTTGATCTTGGGAGTGAGTGATTGCTGGGTGCTGCCCTCGTGCCGGTGCCTGGCTACGGACTGGGCTCATTACGCTGGCCTCAGGGGAGGGGACGCCGGACGTGAGCCAGAGACTGCGGTGAGATACGCCCGATCCAACGCGATCTCCGCCTGAGTGTAGCAAGGGGTAGCAAGCAGTACTCTGCCTCACATGGTCCAGGACTGCCGGCACGTACTGATGCGCTCTCCATTTTACTGATCCACTATCGCATGGtcttttttgttaaaaaaaacaaattatgtAGCATAATTCAGGAGGTGTTCACAGGTTTTATGGCAAGCTACACCACCTGGGATTCTGAACAGAGAAGGTCCACGGGTCGGTTCTACTACACTCCTCTTTTCCGTTGCTTGAGGCTCTTCGCTGGAACGATGATTTGCCAGCCATTGGGCCAGGCCAGAATAGACCCAGGCACCCAGCTGCCTCGCGGGCCACCCGAGGAGACGATACACCGGGCGGGATGGGCCGAGATGGACCCGTCGAGATGAGCCTCGTGTTCTTCTGTTCACTAGGCCCTTCTCGGTCTCAGCTCAGGAACTCCTCGGGCAAACCTTTGTTTTGTTCCTAGAGATTCTCCTCTCTCTTTATTTCCAGTTGGAGACTTGCAAGTCAACTCTCCTGCGCGTCCCATTAGCGGCTTTGCGGGGAAATCCTTATGCGCGTCCCATTAGCGCATCAGgatctcctcctgctcctcctcctccgtctgGTCTTCATCTAGCCAAGCTTCTCCTTTGACCAAGAAGAAGACAGTTCGTGAAGGGGAGAAGATTGCAGTCCTCAAACTACCAACCAGGCAATCAGGTAGATAAACGTTTCATCACTTGTTCCACTGCTGTTTTCGTCCCGCCACATAGCCTCTAGTCAATGTTCATCGGATCCAAGATCTCGTTTAAAGGAAGTGCAAAATTCTAGCACAATACCTGATCTTGGTCCGCAGTTACCTCATATGTACTTGCATGGATAATACTTTTGATTTCCTCTTGCAAATATTGCAGTCCATTTTTTTACGTCAAATAATTGCTTTATTCCCAGCAGCGTGTAAGCATAATTTTGATGAAATGGAGAGGGTCGGTGCTTCAAATAGGATGGCAAACTTCTTTTGAAACGCTAGGTAGGAGTACCAATTTGTGACAAAACAAGCCAGTAGACTGGGTGATGCAACGGATTTCCAATAAGAAGTATTTAAAGTTATAGGCTCTAGCAATTGAATTACATATCTGTTCGAAAAAGAATGAATTACATATAGGATTacgccaaaaagaaaaaaacctaCATATGTAGTGGAAGGCCATCTGACACACATAATTCTACGTAGATCATAAAATCCTAACATAGAACCAAGCACCAACATCACTACCAACTGTATTTTTTATAGAAGTAAAGATACTAGAAATTTTCCTTTCATGTTACTCTTTAGAAGTTTAAAAGTTGCTTGTGCAGCAAATATTTGGAGCAACAGAACATCAAGAGATCAGGGATCTTGATCCTTAAAGTAAATATACATATAAAATAACTAGAGTCATTTGGTGAAAAATCTCTATTTATCTTGCATTCACCCTATGTAATCACAACTTGATTCTTGTGTTTCCTGAAGTAGCAAACCTGTGAAGTTTAGTTCGGTGAAACAAAGTCCATATGGAATAACCGTAATCATTGCATCTTTGATGGCGCCTTGCCCAACCTACAGAAATGGTGCTCCTGAGTCCTGAGTCCTGACCATAAAAGATTTGAGGTTATGGGGTTTGGCCGGGGCCAAGGGTGACTCATACCTGACGGCACTACTGGGTGTTGGTTAGGTTTTTCGATTCTGGTCATGGTTGTTTTTTCAGCACGGGCGTGGATGTAATTTGTGAAACCTGGGTGTGTGTGTCTGGTCTTGGTTGTGTAGTAAGGGTTCTCTAcccttttttccttcttaatataaagataccctctcctgcgtgttcaagaaaaaaaagtaattCCACCACTTGCGGGATCTGCAACCATTCAAATAACTAACTATGCATTTTACAGGAATATTCTTGATTGGATGGCTGCAGTATCAACAGCTGCTGTTGTAGGATGGGTTGTTTCACCCATTCTTAGAAGAATGCTTTCTCTGGTGCAGTCCTATATATCAAGTCAGTACAGTTGGAATTCTAATCTGGTGTCCGACCTTAAGAATTTGCAGGCTACATTAACAGAGATACTCCTGGTAGTTGATGCAGCTGAAAGGCAACATGTAAAGGACAGCAATCAGGTAGAATTGTTGCGTCAAATGAAAGAAGCAATTTGTGAGGCAGAAGATATGTTAGACAAATTTGACTACAAACTTATAAGAGAAAAAGTTGAGCACCAAGGCGTGGCTAGGAGCATAATTTCATCTTCACTTTCTCTTGGTAAGCGTTTAATTGGTCTTGACAAGTTGAGATCAGAATTGCATATGGTTATCAAAAGCATGGCCAGAGTTAAAGCTTGTGCAGAAATGTTTGCGAGAGTAATGGCAGCTGAGAACACGAACACTATTGAGCCTGCTGATTGTGTCCGAACTAGAGCCActggatctttttcacatgGAGCCATTGTTGGACGAAAGGAGGAGGTTAATGAACTACTTTGTTGGATGCTGAATCAGAAAAATATAACTTCCTCAAATAATAAAGGATCATTTAATACAGAGGTGTATTCTATTGTTGGCGATGGTGGCATCGGCAAGACTACAATAGCTCAACTCATATACAACGATAAGAGAATAGTAGACAATTTTGATATAAGGATGTGGGTTTTTGTTTCACATAAGTTTGACAAGATTAATCTAATTAAGGAGATAATTGCATACACAGCTGGTGGTAAGAACATCGAATTGACAAATTTCAATTTCAGTATGCTCCAAGAAGAACTTCAAAGGAGAATTTCTGACAAGAAATTTCTTTTAGTGTTGGATGATGTGTGGTATGATGAGAATTTTGGGGAACATACTAACCgagggaggtggagggaatTGATAGCTCCCATGGAAAATGCACTAACAGGAAGTAAGATACTAGTAACAACCCGGATGGAACTAGTAGCAAAAATGCTGGACTCGAGAAGATCATTCTTCTTACATGGCCTTGGACAGGATGCTAGCTGGTCTCTGTTCAGAGATTGCCAAGACTTCAGTGCAATTTCTTCAACAGTAGAGAGCATTGGAATGCAAATTGTTCAGAAACTTAATGGTTCGCCTCTAGCTATAAAGGTTGTGGGAAGGCATTtaaacagaaagaaaaaagtGGCAGAATGGAATGAAGTTCTTCACAGCAATAATATCCTCAATCCAAACGACATGTTAAAGATATTGCGATTAAGCTATGAAGGTTTACCAGTACACCTCAAGCATTGCTTTGCATATTGTGGTTTATTTCCCAAAGGTTACCATATTGATCCAGAAAAATTGATACATATGTGGATAGCTCAGGGTTTTGTGGACACCGAAGGAAGCACAAATAAGTCTTTGCAAGATTCTGGAAGAAGCTACTTTGATGATTTGCTAGCTAGATCATTTTTTGAAATGCTTAGACGTGGCAGCCAAACATTCTATGTTATGCATGATATAATGAATGACCTGGCACTTCATGTTTCTCAGGGTGAATGCCTTAGGGCCGAGTGTGAGTCTATGGAGGCTATGCCGCTTTATACTCGGCATTTGTCCATTTCTAGTGAAAACTTGGAAAATCTTGTGAATTATGATTTGGGAATGTTACGTTCATTGATAGTTTTGAGAAAATCTTGGTTTTGCTCCAAAGTCTCTCTGAACCATGCTATACTTGGAAAGCTCAAGAGTGTCAGGGTGCTGGACATAAGTGGTTGTTGTTTAGAAAGATTACCTGATGCTGTCAATCGCCTGATTCACCTACGGTATCTAGGAATACAACGGACTTATCATCCACTACCAAGAAAGATGTTTATGTATCATTTGCAGGCATTGTTTGTGCAGTATCACTCATGTTATTCCCCAACGGATTACCACAATTCTTCAATGCAAAATGCAAAGACAGTTGGAGGCTGTTTCCATCTTCCAGAAAGCATCACTAAACTTATTAATTTGGTCCATGTTGATGTAGAGAAGGCATATGTCCTTATGTTATCCAGCACTCACAAACTTCCATATGTTGAGTGTGCTGGAGAATTCTGCGTTGACGAGGAGGGAAGTTTGCTAGGCCTGAAGGACCTCAACAAGCTCCGAGGACAACTCACCATTATGTCTCTAGAAAAAGTGAGAAACAAAGTGGAAGCTTCAAAGGCCCATCTACACCTTAAGGAGCACATAACCAAGTTGGAACTACAATGGGAATCAAGCAGGGCTAAGTGTGCTAATTCTACCAAGCAGGGCTTTGAGGTGCTTGATGTCCTAAAACCACAGCCTGATCTTGAGGAGCTAACTATAAGTGGATATCCTGGTGCTAGATCTCCTTCTTGGTTGGAGTCTGGTTGGCTGAGCAGGGTGCAATTTGTTTGCCTACGTGATTGTAACAGATGGGAGGTACTTCCTCCTTTAGGGGACCTGTTATTACTGAAAACTCTCGAAATACGGCGAATGCAAGGGCTTAAGACACTTGGTCAGGAGTTCTTTGGCTGTGCCGGATTTCCCTCTTTGGAGAGATTTCTACTGGAGCGCTTACCGAATTTGGAATGGTGTCTTGTAGATAACTATCAACTGTTTCGCAATCTCCAACATCTTTCTGTTGCCGGATGCCCGAAGTTAAGAGAATACCCCACATATCCCCGTACACTTGAACATATAGCTATACTGGACGAGGAGCGAATCCAAATTAAGAGCTATATTCCTAGTGCTACAATACACAGATTTTTTTGTATATTGGTATCAAGCTTCTTTCATGTCTTGCATGCTCATCACCTAGAGTTTGTTGAGGATATGGAGATCTATGTTAACCATGAAGTATGCATGTCCAGAACAGTGTTTGACAATTTGAAATCTCTCAAGAAGTTGAAAATATATGGTATACATCGGGCCAATACTTGCTCCGTAATTGCTACATTGTGGGATCAGAATGGGTTGACTGTGTTTCCTTCATCACTTAGGAGCCTTCAGTTACTGCACTGCTACCTGCAGCCATCCTTTTTGTCCAAGCAGTTGAATAATCTCTCATCACTTGATACTCTGTGCCTGATGGACTGTGACACGGTTGAGATGCCCTGTCCACCGGTAAGCCTGCACCACCTTAGAATGCTGAAACAATTGAACATTTATAAATGTGATTGGATCACATCTTTCGAGGGTTCAGAAGCATTGGTTTCCCTGGAAGAAATGAAGGTGGAACAATGTTACGACTTGGGATATGTACCAGTTGTAAACAACATGCCATCTATTCAGAAATTGCATTTGATACGTTGCCCTCAAGTGATGTATTTGTCGAATGCTGGCTACCATACAGCATTGAAGGAACTGGTAATAGAATCTTGCGATGGACTATCATCACTCAAGGGGTTGCGTGGCCTTGTCTCCCTTACTAAGTTGAAGGTTACAAGCTGCTCTGACTTGGTGTTGCTGCCTGATATGGATGCGTATTATTCACTTGGGCTTCTGATCATTAAGCGTTGCCCTCTGCTGAGGTCACTTCCAAAGACTGGTCTTCCTGTGTCGCTTAAAGCTTTCTTCTTGATTAAATGCCATCCGGCACTGGAGGAGCAGTTTCAGCAGAAGGAAGGTGCTGACTGGAACAAGGTTGCCGCGCTTCCAGGATGCATGAGATATACCGGCAAATCTTCTGTACAATGGCGTAAGCTGTGCTTCTCTATCTATTCTAAATGCAGTATCTCTATTGTTTTTTCTGGGGAGTACGTTCTTTATATTTTGGCACGAGCAAATTTCTTTGGAAATAAGTAGGCCTTCTATAGTTTCTCTTGCCGTGGCATGCTGCATCAGTGTGTTGCAAATTTGTGGTTAATTTGGGCGCTGACTCAATTCTTTTATCGCTGACGCTGCATGTTCTCTTCTGCAGCCAGGGAATGGGAAATATggaaagaattttgaagatCCAACCAATCCGAACTGGTGGTTTAGTAGATTCAGGTTTGGCCAACTAGCACTTTATTTTGTACTGCTTGCTATAACCTACTACTTTATTATGTCCAGCATACTGCTCCGTTTTGCTTCCTACATAGTGGCTCATTCCGCTGCTAGCAATAGATTTCTTCTACGGATGACCTCATGAGGTGAAACGCCAAAAGCATCAGATGACTTTGCGTTTACTTGCCTATGCAAACTTACAGAGTTCACATTCCTGAAATCCAGTCATCCTTGCAAAATTAAAGCTCAAACTTTTGATAGCTTGTTAGACATGCGGCTCCTTGAAAGTCCAAAATATGTCAGAAATGCTTGTTAAGAATTCGAACTTTGTTCCGTTTGTGACACTCACTTACAGTAACCGTTAGAAATCAACTGACGAAACAAGTATGATCACAACCACAAGAGATACAAATTTATGTGGAAACTCTTTTGAAAGCAAGACACGGATACACAAAGATGATCTTCACTATTCAATATATGTGGAGGTTTACAAATGCTAGGGGTTTACAATGAGTGGTTAACTCAACCCAAGCGGATTACAAAAGGAATAGAAACGCAGAATGACTCTGCTAATTGTGTTACTCTCTATCGTACGATATTCAACTAGTTTATAAATAGGCCGGAGTATGCAGGAAATCCAAGCAACGAATGGCTAAAAAAGACTCATGCATGCAAACTGTAAACATGCATGCAAGCATGCTACCAAAAAATGCCTCTCcaatttaggacaagctaagtTACACGTCCAACGGTTGGTGCATGTAGAAGCCTTTAGAAATTCGGAGCATAttccaacaaactccaccttgagacgAATTCCCTTCCCCAATTGAACGAAGAATTAACGACAACAGTAACCATACACCAAAAAATTCAAGGACTATAGACCGTAACACCAATTAAGTTTGAGAAAAGCTCAAACTTAGTAGCAGGAACTGACATGTTATCATGTCTGCGGGATTGTCATGAGTACTAATCTTGCATACTTTGATATCACCTTGAGCAATAACTCCTCGAATATAGTGATATCTAACATCAATATGCTTTGTTCTCTCATGGAACATTTGAGAATACGTTGCAACAACataaaatttgttgcaatagattgGTGCTATTACCACCATTTTGATAATTGGTTGCAATATGACAACAATATTGTAACGAATATCTTCCATTGCGATAATCTTGAATTTCATTGCAAAAGGTAGCGATTTTTGCCACCATTTACAAAATGGTTGCGATTAGTTAATAAGATTACTACGAATTTCTTGAGTTGTAATAATCTTGACTTTCATTGCAAAATCTTGGTctatattgcaacgaaaaactAAATGGTTGCCACGAGGGAAGTATTGTTGCAATACATGTGAGCTATTGCAGCATTCTCCATCTATTGCCACATTTTTTGTGCATTATCATTCTAAAGAGAGGGGATAAAACATGATTATTAGCACAATATACAACAAACGTTGTTCTAGTATGGTGGTATATGATTGCAAAAACTATTTATTGCAATACTTTAGTTGCATGGCAATTACCAGGTATTGCAACATGACAAAAAACCGTTGCAATGCACTTATTACCACAAAGCTAATTGCAACGGCTCACAATCAAACCCCCGTTGTGGCAATTTGTACCTATTGCAACTATATTAGCCATATTGCCACGTTTTTTCAACCGTTGCCATAGGCTAAAAATCTATTAGTGCATGAAAGGACTATAGTCATCTGATTTTATCTCGTCATtttcatcgtcttcctcctccttatcTGCAGGTTTTGGAGGTTGACTTTCTGCTATTGTTTCCATCTCAACGGTCCATGTTATTTGGAAGCCTAGCCCATTAAAGTAGACATTGCTTGTCTCATTGATTTCTTTAGGGTTTTTGCACGCCACTTTCACTCTCACTGGGCCTCTCCTCTGGAGGCTCCTTCTATCCACCTCTTCAGGGTCACCAATAAGGTAAGCAGCTTCCTCGATGGGTTTTTCCTTCCTTGCCCAGTCTAGCATTCCTGACATCTTCACCCAGACAGAAGTTAGCAGATCGAAAAAACCATCTGAGATGCTTGCCTTTTCCACCGACACCTTCAAATCAGAGCTCTTGCATTGGAATTCCGTAAACTTTGTTAAGAACTCCAAGTCTGCTTTGGTTGGCACCACAAATTCATATCTGCCATTTGCAATTTTCCTAACCTGCCAGTCCCACTTTGAATTTATTAGGTATCTCAGCTCTGTTGTAACCTTTGTAACAGATCCAGTGCCCTTCTAATGAGCATTACTGTCCTGATAGGTTTCtactcttcatcctcctcctcaattGGGACATGTATGCTGTAAAACAGCTGTCCAAGTAACCCAAATCCACACAACTTGAGTCCCCTGTTCACTTTCACTCTGGGGCAGCTCTGTGACATATGACCAGATGCCTTGCTGTTGTAGCATAATAGGGGATTCGAGCATTCTGATCTGTGATGTCCTTCTTGGTTACAGCGAAAGCAAATCACCACCCCTTCTCTCTCACCCCGCTGAAAACCACCCCTCTGTTGTTTGGCTGGATCTCTGTCCTGGTCCCGAGCTAATCTGTGATGGAGATCGTCTCCTCCCAGATTTCTCTCACCTCTCTCATCCATGCGACGCTTGTTCTGCTTCCCTTGTTCATCCCCTCCACCAAAGAATTTTGCTCTCCCATCTCCACTGTGGAATCCCGGCGCGGCGATTGTCAAAGAACCGGCCTTCACCCCCATGATCAAAACCCCACCTCCTCTCacatctcctccccctccccccccccccccctccccaaaATCTTGGGAACTCACCTCCACGGTCGAAGCCATGGTGATTTTCATCCCAACCTCGTTCGTTGGCGTTCGATCCCCGGTTTTAGTTGCCCCACCGATCCATCTCTGGCGCCACCGCGACCTCTGCAAATGATCGGGAGTCCACCTTCCTCTCCTCGGCCCTCTGGATGTGCCGTGCCCCAGCGCCAAATCTTTGGATCTCCCCTTTCCAAAGAATGCACATCTAGGTTAgaatgatctagtttatattcTTGCAAGGTAGTGGAAGCCATAGATTAAAACTTTATATTTTCTAATTCACTCcctcttagggcctgtttggctccctgtgttaaagtttaacacccgtcacatcgaatgtttggatgctaattaggagtattaaacatagactaattacaaaactaattgcacagatggagtgtaattcgtgagacgaatctattaagcctaattagtccatgatttgacaacgtggtgctacagtaaccatttgttaatgatggattaattaggcttaatagattcgtcacgtgaattagcacaggattatgcaattagttttataattagctcatgtttagttctcctaattagcatccgaacatccgatgtgacactgttaaagtttagcacctcgtatccaaacacccccttagactATAAGCACCTATTCCTTTCATGGTAAAAGTGTAAGCTTCAATCTG
It includes:
- the LOC101766366 gene encoding expansin-A16 gives rise to the protein MVRSLPLFLLLLLLLSGAGIGGGVRLGNGGYEDWRLGTATYVKEFQSHPLNDGGGACGYGDLDIFRYGRYTAGLSAALFGRGGACGGCYELRCVNDIRGCLRASPTVVVTATDFCPANMGLADEAGGWCNFPREHLELSEAAFLRVAKAKASIVPVQFRRVSCDRAGGMRFTITGSAHFLQVLITNVAADGEVAAVKVKGSRTGWIPMGRNWGQNWQCDADLRGQPLSFEVTGGRGRTVTAYSVAPADWMFAQTFEGKQFVE
- the LOC101766777 gene encoding putative disease resistance protein RGA3; protein product: MGESKVFSGYACSCRGECEGGLSNILDWMAAVSTAAVVGWVVSPILRRMLSLVQSYISSQYSWNSNLVSDLKNLQATLTEILLVVDAAERQHVKDSNQVELLRQMKEAICEAEDMLDKFDYKLIREKVEHQGVARSIISSSLSLGKRLIGLDKLRSELHMVIKSMARVKACAEMFARVMAAENTNTIEPADCVRTRATGSFSHGAIVGRKEEVNELLCWMLNQKNITSSNNKGSFNTEVYSIVGDGGIGKTTIAQLIYNDKRIVDNFDIRMWVFVSHKFDKINLIKEIIAYTAGGKNIELTNFNFSMLQEELQRRISDKKFLLVLDDVWYDENFGEHTNRGRWRELIAPMENALTGSKILVTTRMELVAKMLDSRRSFFLHGLGQDASWSLFRDCQDFSAISSTVESIGMQIVQKLNGSPLAIKVVGRHLNRKKKVAEWNEVLHSNNILNPNDMLKILRLSYEGLPVHLKHCFAYCGLFPKGYHIDPEKLIHMWIAQGFVDTEGSTNKSLQDSGRSYFDDLLARSFFEMLRRGSQTFYVMHDIMNDLALHVSQGECLRAECESMEAMPLYTRHLSISSENLENLVNYDLGMLRSLIVLRKSWFCSKVSLNHAILGKLKSVRVLDISGCCLERLPDAVNRLIHLRYLGIQRTYHPLPRKMFMYHLQALFVQYHSCYSPTDYHNSSMQNAKTVGGCFHLPESITKLINLVHVDVEKAYVLMLSSTHKLPYVECAGEFCVDEEGSLLGLKDLNKLRGQLTIMSLEKVRNKVEASKAHLHLKEHITKLELQWESSRAKCANSTKQGFEVLDVLKPQPDLEELTISGYPGARSPSWLESGWLSRVQFVCLRDCNRWEVLPPLGDLLLLKTLEIRRMQGLKTLGQEFFGCAGFPSLERFLLERLPNLEWCLVDNYQLFRNLQHLSVAGCPKLREYPTYPRTLEHIAILDEERIQIKSYIPSATIHRFFCILVSSFFHVLHAHHLEFVEDMEIYVNHEVCMSRTVFDNLKSLKKLKIYGIHRANTCSVIATLWDQNGLTVFPSSLRSLQLLHCYLQPSFLSKQLNNLSSLDTLCLMDCDTVEMPCPPVSLHHLRMLKQLNIYKCDWITSFEGSEALVSLEEMKVEQCYDLGYVPVVNNMPSIQKLHLIRCPQVMYLSNAGYHTALKELVIESCDGLSSLKGLRGLVSLTKLKVTSCSDLVLLPDMDAYYSLGLLIIKRCPLLRSLPKTGLPVSLKAFFLIKCHPALEEQFQQKEGADWNKVAALPGCMRYTGKSSVQWPREWEIWKEF